One genomic window of Roseateles sp. DAIF2 includes the following:
- the fba gene encoding class II fructose-bisphosphate aldolase (catalyzes the reversible aldol condensation of dihydroxyacetonephosphate and glyceraldehyde 3-phosphate in the Calvin cycle, glycolysis, and/or gluconeogenesis), with translation MPLVSMRQLLDHAAEQGYGIPAFNVNNLEQVQAVMAAADEVGAPVILQASAGARKYAGEPFIKHLILAAVEAYPHIPLVMHQDHGTSPKVCEGAINLGFGSVMMDGSLMDDGKTPSSFDYNVDVTRKVVEMAHKVGVTVEGELGCLGNLETGDAGEEDGIGAVGKLDHSQMLTDPEEAATFVKATQLDALAIAIGTSHGAYKFSRKPTGDILAISRVKEIHKRIPNTHLVMHGSSSVPQELLAIINQYGGKMKETFGVPVEEIQEAIKHGVRKINIDTDIRLAMTGAVRKFLAENPDKFDAREWLKPAREAAKLICKQRYLEFGCEGQAGKIKPRTLVDTAAAYARGELNQIVQ, from the coding sequence ATGCCTCTCGTTTCAATGCGCCAGCTGCTGGACCATGCCGCCGAACAGGGCTATGGCATTCCGGCCTTCAACGTCAACAACCTCGAGCAGGTGCAGGCCGTGATGGCCGCGGCCGACGAGGTCGGCGCGCCGGTGATCCTGCAGGCCAGCGCCGGTGCCCGCAAGTACGCCGGCGAGCCCTTCATCAAACACCTGATCCTGGCCGCGGTCGAGGCCTATCCGCATATCCCGCTGGTGATGCACCAGGACCATGGCACCAGCCCCAAGGTCTGCGAGGGCGCGATCAACCTGGGCTTCGGCTCGGTGATGATGGACGGCTCGTTGATGGATGACGGCAAGACCCCGTCCAGCTTCGACTACAACGTGGACGTGACCCGCAAGGTCGTCGAGATGGCCCACAAGGTCGGCGTCACCGTCGAGGGCGAGCTGGGTTGCCTGGGCAATCTGGAGACCGGCGACGCCGGCGAGGAAGACGGCATCGGCGCCGTCGGCAAGCTGGACCACAGCCAGATGCTGACCGACCCGGAAGAGGCGGCCACCTTCGTCAAGGCCACCCAGCTGGACGCGCTGGCGATCGCCATCGGCACCAGCCATGGCGCCTACAAGTTCTCGCGCAAGCCCACCGGCGACATCCTGGCGATCAGCCGCGTCAAGGAAATCCACAAGCGCATCCCGAACACCCATCTGGTGATGCACGGCTCGTCGAGCGTGCCGCAGGAGCTGTTGGCCATCATCAACCAGTACGGCGGCAAGATGAAGGAGACCTTCGGTGTGCCGGTCGAGGAGATCCAGGAAGCCATCAAGCATGGCGTGCGCAAGATCAATATCGATACCGACATCCGCTTGGCGATGACCGGCGCGGTGCGCAAGTTCCTGGCCGAGAACCCGGACAAGTTCGATGCGCGCGAATGGCTGAAGCCGGCCCGTGAGGCCGCCAAGCTGATCTGCAAGCAGCGCTACCTCGAGTTCGGCTGCGAGGGTCAGGCCGGCAAGATCAAGCCGCGCACGCTGGTCGACACCGCCGCCGCCTATGCGCGCGGCGAGCTGAACCAGATCGTCCAGTAA
- a CDS encoding NADP-dependent malic enzyme, with amino-acid sequence MSSSSKSTLSPAEAALREAALDYHRSPTRGKISVTPTKALSNQRDLSLAYSPGVAYPCLDIEADPALAADYTSRGNLVGVVTNGTAVLGLGDIGPLAAKPVMEGKGCLFKKFAGIDVFDIELAERDPDKLVEIIAAMEPTLGGVNLEDIKAPECFYIEKKLRDRMNIPVFHDDQHGTAIISAAALLNGLELVGKDIAKVKLVASGAGAAAIACLDVMVGLGVKREHIFVVDSKGVIRVGRGDKLDESKQRYCQQTESTTLADVVAGADVFLGCSAAGVLTPDMVKTMADKPIILALANPEPEIRPELAKAVRPDCIIATGRSDYPNQVNNVLCFPYIFRGALDCGATKITEEMKLACVREIAALAKAETSDEVAAAYAGQELAFGPEYLIPKPFDARLILRIAPAVAQAAAASGVATRPIADLDAYRQELSRFVYQTGMFMRPVFAAAKANPARVIYAEGEDERVLRAVQVALDEGLVKPTLIGRPEVIAMRIQRAGLRLKLGGDAAVIDPENDPRFRQYWEAYHQVMGRRGFTPEMAKAAVRRSNTTIGALAIKLGDADAMICGMVGRFDSHLEHVSDLIGLKPGTQTFATMNAVMLEQRTLFITDTFVNDNPDAEQLAAIAAMAAEEVQRFGLPAKLAFVSHSMFGSSKRPSAVKMRRAHELFAAAHPEIESDGEMHGDAALSETVRATFLPDSKLQGSANLLVLPTLDAANILFNVLKITAGQGVTVGPILLGTAAPVHILTPSATVRRIVNMTALAVADVLAAKS; translated from the coding sequence ATGAGCAGTAGCAGCAAGTCGACCCTGTCGCCCGCCGAGGCGGCCCTGCGCGAGGCCGCGCTGGACTATCACCGCAGCCCGACGCGCGGCAAGATCTCGGTGACGCCGACCAAGGCCCTGTCCAACCAGCGTGACCTGTCGCTGGCCTACTCGCCCGGCGTCGCCTATCCCTGCCTGGACATCGAGGCCGACCCGGCGCTGGCGGCCGACTACACCTCGCGCGGCAACCTGGTCGGCGTGGTCACCAACGGCACCGCGGTGCTGGGTCTGGGCGATATCGGCCCGCTGGCCGCCAAGCCGGTGATGGAGGGCAAGGGCTGCCTGTTCAAGAAGTTCGCCGGCATCGATGTGTTCGACATCGAACTGGCCGAGCGCGACCCGGACAAGCTGGTCGAGATCATCGCGGCGATGGAGCCGACCCTGGGCGGCGTCAACCTCGAGGACATCAAGGCGCCGGAATGCTTCTATATCGAGAAGAAGCTGCGCGATCGCATGAACATCCCGGTGTTCCACGATGACCAGCATGGCACCGCCATCATCAGCGCCGCCGCGCTGCTGAACGGGCTGGAGCTAGTGGGCAAGGACATCGCCAAGGTCAAGCTGGTGGCCTCGGGCGCCGGCGCCGCGGCGATCGCCTGCCTGGACGTGATGGTGGGCCTGGGCGTCAAGCGCGAGCATATCTTCGTGGTCGATTCCAAGGGCGTGATCCGCGTGGGTCGCGGTGACAAACTCGACGAGAGCAAGCAGCGCTACTGTCAGCAGACCGAGTCGACGACCCTGGCCGACGTGGTCGCCGGGGCCGATGTGTTCCTCGGCTGCTCGGCCGCCGGCGTGCTGACCCCCGACATGGTCAAGACCATGGCCGACAAGCCCATCATCCTGGCCCTGGCGAATCCGGAGCCGGAGATCCGCCCGGAGCTGGCCAAGGCGGTGCGGCCCGATTGCATCATCGCGACCGGCCGTTCGGACTATCCGAACCAGGTCAACAACGTCCTGTGCTTCCCCTACATCTTCCGCGGCGCGCTCGACTGCGGCGCGACCAAGATCACCGAGGAGATGAAGCTGGCCTGCGTGCGCGAAATCGCCGCGCTGGCCAAGGCCGAGACCAGTGACGAGGTGGCGGCCGCCTATGCAGGCCAGGAGCTGGCCTTCGGCCCCGAGTACTTGATTCCCAAGCCCTTCGACGCGCGCCTGATCCTGCGCATCGCGCCGGCGGTGGCCCAGGCCGCCGCGGCCTCGGGCGTGGCGACGCGGCCGATCGCTGATCTGGACGCCTACCGCCAGGAGCTGTCGCGCTTCGTCTACCAGACCGGCATGTTCATGCGGCCGGTGTTCGCCGCCGCCAAGGCCAACCCCGCCCGCGTGATCTACGCCGAGGGCGAGGACGAGCGCGTGCTGCGCGCGGTGCAGGTGGCGCTGGACGAGGGGCTGGTGAAGCCGACCCTGATCGGCCGCCCCGAGGTGATCGCGATGCGCATCCAGCGCGCCGGCCTGCGCCTGAAGCTGGGCGGCGATGCCGCGGTGATCGATCCGGAGAACGATCCGCGCTTCCGCCAGTATTGGGAGGCCTACCACCAGGTGATGGGCCGGCGCGGTTTCACGCCCGAGATGGCCAAGGCCGCGGTGCGCCGCTCCAACACCACGATCGGCGCGCTGGCGATCAAGCTGGGCGATGCCGACGCGATGATCTGCGGCATGGTCGGCCGCTTTGATTCGCATCTGGAGCATGTGTCCGACCTGATCGGCCTGAAGCCCGGCACCCAGACCTTCGCGACGATGAACGCGGTGATGCTGGAGCAGCGCACCCTGTTCATCACCGACACCTTCGTCAACGACAACCCCGACGCCGAGCAACTGGCCGCGATCGCCGCGATGGCCGCCGAGGAGGTGCAGCGCTTCGGCCTGCCGGCCAAGCTGGCCTTCGTCTCGCATTCGATGTTCGGATCCAGCAAGCGGCCCTCGGCTGTCAAGATGCGGCGCGCGCATGAGCTGTTCGCGGCCGCGCATCCGGAGATCGAGAGCGATGGCGAGATGCATGGCGACGCGGCATTGAGCGAGACGGTGCGCGCCACCTTCCTGCCCGACAGCAAGCTGCAGGGCTCGGCCAATCTGCTGGTGCTGCCGACCCTGGACGCGGCCAACATCCTGTTCAATGTGCTGAAGATCACCGCCGGTCAGGGCGTGACCGTCGGGCCGATCCTGCTCGGCACGGCGGCGCCGGTACATATCCTGACGCCCTCGGCCACGGTGCGGCGCATCGTCAACATGACGGCGCTGGCTGTTGCGGATGTGCTGGCGGCGAAAAGCTGA
- a CDS encoding phosphoribosylaminoimidazolesuccinocarboxamide synthase yields MTAALHTSSLTSLPLIARGKVRENYAVGADRILMVASDRISAFDVIMGEPIPGKGALLTRMALFWFEKLDGIVPNHLTGEDPLSVVGEADRAQVQGRSMLVKRLKPLPIEAVVRGYLAGSGWAEYKTNGQVCGVQLPAGLDNASKLPEPIFTPATKAEMGDHDENIDFERCVAIIGRELAERVRDISIALYQRAADYALTKGIIIADTKFEFGLDADGTLTLMDEVLTPDSSRYWPAESYAVGSNPPSYDKQFLRDWLEQAQVDGQPWGKVAPAPALPAEVVEKTAAKYREALDRLTR; encoded by the coding sequence ATGACCGCTGCCCTGCATACCTCCTCGCTGACCTCTCTTCCCCTGATCGCACGCGGCAAGGTGCGCGAGAACTACGCGGTGGGCGCGGACCGCATCCTGATGGTGGCCTCGGACCGCATCTCGGCCTTCGACGTCATCATGGGCGAACCGATCCCCGGCAAGGGCGCGCTGCTGACCCGGATGGCGCTGTTCTGGTTCGAGAAGCTGGATGGCATCGTGCCGAATCACCTGACCGGCGAGGATCCGCTGTCGGTCGTCGGCGAGGCCGACCGGGCCCAGGTGCAGGGCCGCTCGATGCTGGTCAAGCGACTGAAGCCGCTGCCGATCGAGGCGGTGGTGCGCGGCTATCTGGCCGGCAGTGGCTGGGCCGAATACAAGACCAATGGCCAGGTCTGCGGCGTGCAATTGCCCGCCGGCCTGGACAACGCCTCCAAGCTGCCCGAGCCGATCTTCACCCCGGCTACCAAGGCCGAGATGGGCGATCACGACGAGAACATCGATTTCGAGCGCTGCGTCGCGATCATCGGCCGCGAGCTGGCCGAGCGGGTGCGCGACATCTCGATCGCGCTCTACCAGCGCGCCGCCGACTACGCGCTCACCAAGGGCATCATCATCGCCGACACGAAATTCGAGTTCGGCCTGGATGCAGACGGCACGCTGACCCTGATGGACGAGGTGCTGACGCCCGACTCCTCGCGCTACTGGCCGGCCGAGAGCTATGCGGTGGGCAGCAACCCGCCCAGCTACGACAAGCAGTTCCTGCGCGACTGGCTGGAGCAGGCCCAGGTCGACGGCCAGCCCTGGGGCAAGGTCGCGCCGGCGCCAGCGCTGCCGGCCGAGGTGGTGGAGAAGACCGCGGCCAAGTACCGCGAGGCCCTGGACCGCCTGACCCGCTGA
- the pyk gene encoding pyruvate kinase yields the protein MTRATKIVATLGPASSSPEVLERMIRAGVDVVRLNFSHGKAQDHIDRARMVREVAAAAGRSVAIMADLQGPKIRVGKFENGKIELINGTPFILDAARTELGNEQIVGLDYKELPRDVKPGDTLLLNDGLLVLTVDSVKGSQVHTTVKLGGELSNNKGINKQGGGLTAPALTAKDMEDIKTAMSFQCEYLAVSFPKNATDMEMARQLANVAGEPWRHKPAMIAKIERYEAIPQLEAILKASDGIMVARGDLAVEVGNAAVPALQKRMIKMARELDKVTITATQMMESMIVNPVPTRAEVSDVANAVLDGTDAVMLSAETAAGKYPVETIEQMAAIALEAERAEFVSLDTDFAGRQFGRIDQSIAMGALFTAYHLGCKAIVALTESGSTALWMSRHRIQVPIFALTTQEVSQRRMNLYRNVQPLLMPKFDDRDQALKAAEQLLVDRGVLMPGDTYAITCGEPMGYPGGTNMLKVGRVD from the coding sequence ATGACCCGTGCCACCAAGATCGTCGCCACCCTCGGACCGGCTTCCTCCTCGCCCGAGGTGCTGGAACGCATGATCCGGGCCGGCGTCGATGTGGTGCGGCTGAACTTCTCGCATGGCAAGGCGCAGGACCATATCGACCGCGCCCGCATGGTGCGCGAGGTGGCGGCCGCGGCCGGCCGCTCGGTGGCCATCATGGCCGACCTGCAGGGCCCGAAGATCCGCGTCGGCAAGTTCGAGAACGGCAAGATCGAACTGATCAACGGCACGCCCTTCATCCTGGACGCCGCCCGCACCGAGCTCGGCAACGAGCAGATCGTGGGCCTGGACTACAAGGAGCTGCCGCGTGACGTGAAGCCGGGCGACACCCTGCTGCTGAACGACGGCCTGCTGGTGCTGACGGTGGACTCGGTCAAGGGCTCGCAGGTCCACACCACGGTCAAGCTGGGCGGCGAGCTGTCCAACAACAAGGGCATCAACAAGCAGGGCGGCGGCCTGACCGCGCCGGCCCTGACCGCCAAGGACATGGAGGACATCAAGACCGCGATGTCCTTCCAGTGCGAGTACCTGGCGGTGAGCTTCCCGAAGAACGCCACCGACATGGAGATGGCGCGCCAGCTGGCCAATGTGGCCGGCGAACCCTGGCGCCACAAGCCGGCGATGATCGCCAAGATCGAGCGCTACGAGGCCATTCCGCAGCTGGAAGCGATTCTGAAGGCCAGCGACGGCATCATGGTGGCGCGCGGCGACCTGGCGGTTGAGGTCGGCAACGCGGCCGTGCCGGCGCTGCAAAAGCGCATGATCAAGATGGCGCGCGAGCTGGACAAGGTGACGATCACCGCGACCCAGATGATGGAGTCGATGATCGTGAATCCGGTGCCGACCCGCGCCGAGGTGTCGGACGTGGCCAATGCGGTGCTGGACGGCACCGACGCGGTGATGCTCAGCGCCGAGACCGCCGCCGGCAAGTACCCGGTCGAGACCATCGAGCAGATGGCCGCGATCGCGCTGGAGGCCGAGCGTGCCGAGTTCGTCAGCCTGGACACCGATTTCGCCGGCCGCCAGTTCGGCCGCATCGACCAGTCGATCGCGATGGGCGCGCTGTTCACCGCCTACCACCTGGGCTGCAAGGCCATCGTCGCGCTGACCGAATCGGGCTCGACCGCGCTGTGGATGAGCCGTCATCGCATCCAGGTGCCGATCTTCGCGCTGACCACCCAGGAGGTCAGCCAGCGCCGCATGAACCTGTACCGCAACGTGCAGCCGCTCTTGATGCCCAAGTTCGACGACCGCGACCAGGCCCTGAAGGCGGCCGAGCAGCTGCTGGTCGACCGCGGCGTGCTGATGCCCGGCGACACCTATGCGATCACCTGCGGCGAGCCGATGGGCTACCCGGGCGGCACCAATATGCTGAAGGTCGGCCGGGTCGACTGA
- a CDS encoding Wzz/FepE/Etk N-terminal domain-containing protein: MFHHDAAESPPRLSPPGLNGLPGESYGPPPRNAAMRRRLKVFVATFLLGLLATLVYDFGRSPIYKADARIQITPAARAAASSPAGAEGGPQGFGLEVQLLSSRPLLEAVLPRLQAAGHLRETGGDSVAQLQRMLTLLPVPGTQVVELQAEGPQPALTAALLNTLIEVYRERQLEAGDASQLTQLDDAREELRVIEARVQQQRRALDSFRQRANIVSAERDENQTLSRLKGIGASLNTVNEREAAAAGKVHAIEQAIAEGKRTPQARDNPTIAGIENRLSQNREEWRSLERQYTPQYLELDPAARSLKSRIANLEQQLETERRASQQTALADAREELRMAQVTGQRLQQQLVEDRQGVQAFGRRFAEHQGLQEELAGLEKLQQAAKQKLLALEAGERTRRPRVEVLEHAVVPQEPWRPSYWRDAGFGLVMALLLGLLAVWFIEFFDRRDPRQGPTVVIAPSWGGMPAANSPQLAGAMAPALPHGFDLPRLGQALEPLRELEQEEVARLLAHAAPEPRAMLACLLCGLSVDEVVALPLGAVDAQAGQLRLRGDSPRELVLPPLLRGWAARRGEQTQHPEAPLFVRPGGQTPIDAQDVRAAVTSSALDAELDQPQTVSAESLRHSHIAFLLRQGLRFGELAPLVGRLPPETLSQLAALAPGGPRLSRDQVEPLMPALRRASLS; encoded by the coding sequence GTGTTTCATCACGATGCCGCCGAATCCCCGCCGCGCCTGTCGCCGCCCGGCCTGAATGGCTTGCCGGGCGAATCCTATGGCCCGCCGCCGCGCAATGCGGCGATGCGGCGGCGCCTGAAGGTTTTTGTCGCGACCTTCCTGCTCGGCCTGCTGGCGACCCTGGTCTATGACTTTGGCCGCAGCCCGATCTACAAGGCCGATGCCCGCATCCAGATCACGCCGGCCGCCCGCGCCGCCGCCAGTTCGCCGGCCGGTGCCGAGGGCGGCCCGCAGGGCTTCGGCCTGGAGGTGCAGCTGCTGAGCAGCCGGCCGCTGCTGGAGGCGGTGCTGCCGCGCCTGCAGGCCGCCGGCCATCTGCGCGAGACGGGTGGCGATTCGGTGGCGCAGCTGCAGCGCATGCTGACCCTGCTGCCGGTGCCCGGCACCCAGGTGGTCGAGTTGCAGGCCGAAGGGCCGCAGCCGGCGCTGACCGCGGCGCTCCTGAACACCCTGATCGAGGTCTACCGCGAGCGCCAGCTCGAGGCCGGCGACGCAAGCCAGCTGACCCAGCTCGACGATGCGCGCGAGGAGCTGCGTGTGATCGAGGCGCGGGTGCAGCAGCAGCGCCGCGCGCTGGACAGCTTCCGGCAGCGCGCCAACATCGTCTCGGCGGAGCGCGACGAGAACCAGACCCTGTCGCGCCTGAAGGGCATCGGCGCCTCGCTGAATACCGTCAACGAGCGCGAGGCCGCCGCGGCCGGCAAGGTGCATGCGATCGAGCAGGCGATCGCCGAGGGCAAGCGCACGCCGCAGGCGCGCGACAACCCGACCATTGCCGGTATCGAGAACCGGCTGTCGCAGAACCGCGAGGAATGGCGCTCGCTGGAGCGCCAGTACACGCCGCAGTACCTGGAGCTGGACCCGGCGGCGCGTTCGCTGAAGAGCCGCATCGCCAACCTGGAGCAGCAGCTCGAGACCGAGCGCCGCGCCAGCCAGCAGACCGCGCTGGCCGATGCGCGCGAGGAGCTGCGCATGGCCCAGGTCACCGGCCAGCGCCTGCAGCAGCAGCTGGTCGAGGATCGGCAGGGCGTGCAGGCCTTCGGGCGCCGCTTTGCCGAACATCAGGGCCTGCAGGAAGAGCTGGCCGGGCTGGAGAAGCTGCAGCAGGCGGCCAAGCAGAAGCTGCTGGCGCTGGAGGCCGGCGAGCGCACGCGGCGGCCGCGCGTCGAGGTGCTGGAGCATGCGGTGGTGCCGCAGGAGCCCTGGCGCCCGTCCTACTGGCGCGATGCCGGCTTCGGCCTGGTGATGGCCCTGCTGCTGGGCCTGCTGGCGGTCTGGTTCATCGAGTTCTTCGACCGTCGCGATCCGCGCCAGGGGCCCACGGTCGTGATCGCGCCGTCCTGGGGGGGCATGCCGGCGGCGAACTCGCCACAACTGGCTGGGGCCATGGCGCCGGCCCTGCCGCATGGCTTCGACCTGCCGCGGCTGGGTCAGGCGCTGGAGCCGCTGCGCGAACTGGAGCAGGAGGAGGTGGCGCGACTGCTGGCGCATGCCGCGCCCGAGCCGCGCGCGATGCTGGCCTGCCTGCTGTGCGGGCTCAGCGTCGACGAGGTGGTGGCGCTGCCGCTCGGCGCGGTCGACGCCCAGGCCGGCCAGCTGCGGCTGCGCGGCGATTCGCCGCGCGAGCTGGTGCTGCCGCCGCTGCTGCGCGGCTGGGCGGCGCGCCGCGGCGAGCAGACCCAGCATCCCGAGGCGCCGCTGTTCGTGCGGCCCGGCGGCCAGACGCCGATCGACGCCCAGGACGTGCGCGCCGCGGTCACCTCGAGCGCGCTGGATGCCGAGCTGGATCAGCCGCAGACGGTCAGCGCCGAGTCGCTGCGCCATAGCCACATCGCCTTCCTGCTGCGCCAGGGCCTGCGTTTCGGCGAGCTGGCGCCGCTGGTCGGGCGCCTGCCGCCGGAAACCCTGTCGCAGCTGGCGGCGCTGGCGCCCGGCGGGCCGCGCCTGTCGCGCGACCAGGTCGAGCCGCTGATGCCGGCGCTGCGACGCGCGAGCCTGAGCTAG
- a CDS encoding STAS-like domain-containing protein — MTVRLALDHLTLWMTAAAREHSLDLIDHVMERTGASRRATQAALRRLVESQWLTREGSARRPVYGPGLLRQVARSYTLHGLQEDLPWQRDFAPHFALPPHVARMIQHGFTELVNNAVDHSGGTSVTVSLRQTASHAQLLVSDDGCGVFEQICSRFAIADAQHAMLELSKGRLTSQPAAHTGRGLFFSSQLADVFDIHANKHAFQRRAWDPAGWQPGRPLPREGSSIYMAIALDTTRTLDQVLGAWSLDGSGIEFDRTTVSLRLLAGPGQVLDSRAQARRVVARLPMFRQAEISFDGIEEIGHGFADELFRVFGRAHPEVLLVPTGMTPRIAALVQSALNSA, encoded by the coding sequence GTGACCGTCCGCCTCGCCCTCGACCACCTGACCCTGTGGATGACCGCCGCCGCGCGCGAGCATTCGCTGGATCTGATCGACCATGTGATGGAGCGCACCGGCGCCAGCCGGCGCGCCACCCAGGCAGCGCTGCGCCGCCTGGTCGAGTCGCAATGGCTGACGCGCGAGGGCAGCGCGCGCCGCCCGGTCTACGGCCCGGGCCTGTTGCGCCAGGTGGCACGCAGCTACACCCTGCACGGCCTGCAGGAGGACCTGCCCTGGCAGCGCGACTTCGCGCCTCATTTCGCGCTGCCGCCCCATGTGGCGCGCATGATCCAGCATGGCTTCACCGAGCTGGTCAACAACGCGGTGGACCACAGCGGCGGCACCAGCGTCACCGTCTCGCTGCGCCAGACCGCGAGCCATGCCCAGCTGCTGGTCTCCGACGACGGCTGCGGCGTGTTCGAGCAGATCTGCAGCCGCTTCGCGATCGCCGACGCCCAGCATGCGATGCTGGAGCTCAGCAAGGGCCGGCTGACCAGCCAGCCGGCGGCGCATACCGGCCGCGGCCTGTTCTTCAGCTCGCAGCTGGCCGATGTGTTCGACATCCATGCCAACAAGCATGCCTTCCAGCGCCGCGCCTGGGACCCGGCCGGCTGGCAGCCGGGCCGGCCGCTGCCGCGCGAGGGCAGTTCGATCTATATGGCGATCGCGCTGGACACCACGCGCACCCTGGACCAGGTGCTGGGCGCCTGGAGCCTGGACGGCAGCGGCATCGAGTTCGACCGCACCACGGTCAGCCTGCGCCTGCTGGCCGGCCCGGGCCAGGTGCTGGACTCGCGCGCCCAGGCGCGCCGGGTGGTCGCGCGGCTGCCGATGTTCCGACAGGCCGAGATCAGCTTCGACGGCATCGAGGAGATCGGCCATGGCTTCGCCGACGAGCTGTTCCGCGTCTTCGGCCGCGCCCATCCCGAGGTGCTGCTGGTGCCCACCGGCATGACGCCGCGCATTGCGGCCCTGGTGCAGAGCGCGCTGAACAGCGCCTGA
- a CDS encoding phosphoglycerate kinase: MNVLRFSDLVAAGKVSGQRVFIRADLNVPQDDAGNITEDTRIRASIPCIQEALKAGAAVMVTSHLGRPTEGEFKPEDSLAPVAKRMGELLGREVPVIANWVDGVKVEPGQLVLLENCRVNKGEKKNSEELAKKMAALCDIYVNDAFGTAHRAEGTTYGIAQFAKIACAGPLLAAEIDAISKALAAPKRPLVAIVAGSKVSTKLTILQSLSKNVDGLIVGGGIANTFMLAAGLKIGKSLAEPDLLADAKAVIEAMKARGAEVPIPVDVVTAKSFAADAPATTKAATEVDDDDLILDIGPKTAAILADKLKAAGTIVWNGPVGVFEFDAFAGGTEAVARAIAASEAFSIAGGGDTLAAIAKYGIEKEVGYISTGGGAFLEVLEGKTLPAFEILSKRAAG; this comes from the coding sequence ATGAACGTTCTGCGTTTTTCCGATCTGGTCGCCGCCGGCAAGGTGTCCGGCCAGCGCGTCTTCATCCGTGCCGACCTCAATGTGCCGCAGGATGATGCCGGCAACATCACCGAGGACACCCGCATCCGCGCCTCGATCCCCTGCATCCAGGAAGCGCTGAAGGCCGGCGCCGCGGTGATGGTGACCTCGCACTTGGGCCGTCCGACCGAAGGCGAGTTCAAGCCCGAGGATTCGCTGGCCCCGGTGGCCAAGCGCATGGGCGAGCTGCTGGGCCGTGAGGTCCCGGTGATTGCCAACTGGGTCGACGGCGTCAAGGTCGAACCCGGCCAGCTGGTGCTGCTGGAGAACTGCCGCGTCAACAAGGGCGAGAAGAAGAACAGCGAGGAGCTGGCGAAGAAGATGGCCGCGCTGTGCGACATCTATGTCAACGACGCCTTCGGCACTGCCCACCGCGCCGAGGGCACGACCTACGGCATCGCCCAATTCGCGAAGATCGCCTGCGCCGGCCCGCTGCTGGCCGCCGAGATCGACGCGATCAGCAAGGCCCTGGCCGCGCCCAAGCGCCCGCTGGTGGCGATCGTCGCCGGCTCCAAGGTTTCGACCAAGCTGACCATCCTGCAGAGCCTGTCGAAGAACGTCGACGGCCTGATCGTCGGCGGCGGCATCGCCAACACCTTCATGCTGGCCGCCGGCCTGAAGATCGGCAAGAGCCTGGCCGAGCCGGACCTGCTGGCCGATGCCAAGGCCGTGATCGAGGCCATGAAGGCACGCGGCGCCGAGGTGCCGATCCCGGTCGACGTGGTGACCGCCAAGAGTTTCGCGGCCGACGCGCCGGCCACGACCAAGGCCGCCACCGAGGTGGACGACGACGACCTGATCCTGGACATCGGCCCCAAGACCGCCGCCATCCTGGCGGACAAGCTGAAGGCGGCCGGCACCATCGTCTGGAACGGCCCGGTCGGCGTGTTCGAGTTCGACGCCTTCGCCGGCGGCACCGAGGCGGTGGCCCGCGCGATCGCCGCGTCGGAGGCCTTCAGCATCGCCGGTGGCGGCGACACGCTGGCCGCGATCGCCAAGTACGGCATCGAGAAGGAGGTCGGCTACATCTCCACCGGCGGCGGTGCCTTCCTGGAGGTGCTGGAAGGCAAGACCCTGCCGGCGTTCGAGATCCTCAGCAAGCGAGCCGCAGGCTGA